One part of the Phragmites australis chromosome 3, lpPhrAust1.1, whole genome shotgun sequence genome encodes these proteins:
- the LOC133911195 gene encoding uncharacterized protein LOC133911195, producing the protein MSTLTSDSVASPRWGVPFCGRSGIEPRTRRRPPSSRRGGCGWPLDRVAGWVGGGIAAVFFASLERCSCVNVRTHDDFLDDEQRDSEAPLMFDEGNGISIGKSTAGAADVRRSRLGRRSDKGTRSGGTRFYGDF; encoded by the coding sequence ATGTCAACCCTCACGTCGGACTCCGTTGCGTCCCCGAGGTGGGGCGTCCCCTTCTGCGGCCGCTCCGGCATCGAACCGCGCAcacgccgccgcccgccatcgTCCCGGCGCGGCGGCTGCGGGTGGCCGCTGGACCGCGTGGCCGGGTGGGTCGGCGGCGGCATCGCAGCGGTGTTCTTCGCGTCCCTGGAGCGGTGCTCGTGCGTCAACGTGCGCACGCACGACGACTTCCTCGACGACGAGCAGAGGGACTCCGAGGCGCCGCTCATGTTCGACGAGGGCAACGGCATCAGCATCGGCAAATCCACTGCCGGCGCCGCCGACGTGAGGAGGAGCCGACTAGGCAGGAGGAGCGACAAGGGCACGAGGAGTGGTGGCACGAGATTTTATGGGGACTTTTAA